One stretch of Miscanthus floridulus cultivar M001 chromosome 18, ASM1932011v1, whole genome shotgun sequence DNA includes these proteins:
- the LOC136521697 gene encoding U3 small nucleolar RNA-associated protein 18 homolog: MSLISQNAVQKRRLRKNEADDGNDEDIGSPTSIDAEVGKEVKLKNHNKERKKKRTKMLESQQNKEEEEMRQLESSLFGSLYAPLEFGTEVGAAVVAPDQDAPLFFTDRSAGGGVDHFPIYEEDMAHEDEEDVVGVKGRRPVWVDEEEERTEVDIVKVSRLRKLRKEEDEHLISGKEYEARLRGQHAKLNPFTGWADMDRKTSLPVASDGESDDEGCVDDILQNNDELVVKDTVKLLPGMLEFSRLVDANIQDPSSGPINSVQFHRNGQLMLAAGLDKHLRFFQIDGKRNPKIQSIFIGDCPVHKASFLPDGSEVILSGRRKFFYSFDLVNAAVSKIGPLTGREEKSLESFEISPDSRTIAFVGNEGYILLISAKTKQLIGTLKMNGSVHSLAFADAGNQLLSSGGDGHVYHWDLGTRKCIHKAFDDGSLAGISLCTSQDSSLFATGSTSGIVNVYKRDDFLGGKRKPLKTIENLTTDIGEMKFNHDAQILAISSRKERNGMRLVHIPSFSVFQNWPGPRFSLHYPRCLDFSPGSGFLSVGHAGGKVLLYKIHHYKNA; this comes from the coding sequence ATGAGCTTGATATCCCAGAACGCGGTCCAGAAGCGCCGCCTCAGGAAAAATGAAGCTGATGATGGCAATGATGAGGACATTGGCTCTCCGACCTCCATAGATGCAGAGGTTGGAAAGGAAGTAAAGTTGAAGAATCACAATaaggaaaggaagaagaaaaggacTAAGATGCTGGAATCCCAGCAGAACAAAGAGGAAGAGGAGATGCGGCAGCTGGAGAGCTCATTGTTTGGTTCCCTTTATGCGCCACTGGAGTTTGGCACTGAGGTAGGCGCTGCAGTAGTAGCTCCTGACCAGGATGCGCCTTTGTTTTTCACAGATAGATCCGCTGGTGGTGGCGTGGATCATTTTCCTATATATGAGGAGGATATGGCCCATGAGGATGAGGAAGACGTGGTGGGTGTCAAGGGGAGGAGGCCTGTATGGGTGGATGAGGAGGAAGAAAGGACAGAAGTGGACATCGTGAAGGTTTCAAGGTTGAGGAAGCTAAGAAAAGAGGAAGATGAGCATTTGATTTCAGGGAAAGAGTATGAGGCCAGGCTGCGTGGTCAGCATGCCAAATTGAACCCCTTCACTGGCTGGGCTGATATGGACCGGAAAACTTCTCTTCCTGTCGCATCAGATGGTGAGTCTGATGATGAGGGTTGTGTCGATGATATCCTTCAGAATAACGATGAGCTTGTTGTCAAGGATACTGTCAAGCTCTTACCTGGGATGCTGGAGTTCTCAAGGCTCGTTGATGCCAATATCCAGGATCCATCAAGTGGTCCTATCAATTCAGTGCAGTTTCATAGGAATGGGCAACTGATGCTTGCTGCAGGTTTGGACAAGCATCTCAGGTTTTTCCAGATTGATGGAAAGAGAAACCCCAAGATCCAGAGCATATTTATTGGGGACTGTCCAGTACACAAGGCCTCATTTCTACCTGATGGCTCTGAGGTGATCCTATCAGGAAGGAGAAAGTTCTTCTACTCATTTGACCTGGTGAATGCTGCTGTTAGCAAGATTGGACCTTTGACAGGGCGTGAGGAGAAAAGCCTGGAGAGCTTTGAGATATCCCCTGATTCGAGAACCATTGCTTTTGTTGGTAATGAAGGGTACATCCTTCTTATTTCTGCCAAGACAAAGCAGCTCATTGGAACCCTCAAGATGAATGGAAGCGTGCATTCACTGGCTTTTGCGGATGCTGGAAACCAGCTGCTGAGCAGCGGTGGAGATGGCCATGTTTACCACTGGGATCTCGGAACAAGGAAGTGCATCCACAAGGCTTTTGACGACGGTTCCCTCGCTGGCATTTCGCTTTGCACCTCGCAGGACAGCTCTTTGTTTGCCACAGGCTCCACCAGCGGCATCGTGAATGTGTACAAGAGGGATGATTTTCTTGGCGGGAAGAGGAAGCCACTTAAGACGATTGAAAACCTGACCACTGACATTGGCGAAATGAAATTCAACCATGATGCCCAGATCTTGGCGATCAGCTCAAGGAAAGAGAGGAATGGGATGAGGCTTGTGCACATCCCGTCGTTCAGCGTGTTCCAGAACTGGCCAGGGCCTCGGTTCAGCCTTCACTATCCACGGTGCCTGGATTTCAGCCCTGGCAGTGGGTTCTTGTCTGTCGGACATGCGGGTGGAAAAGTCCTGCTATACAAGATTCACCACTATAAAAACGCATGA
- the LOC136521732 gene encoding uncharacterized protein, translating into MERAAGEAGAPTPAARGGAAAPAGAGAGAGAGGGMVKGRSCKGCLYYSSVLRSRARGPVCVGVTRAIPQVSERMVGELELEAIQEGRYLADFRYACVGYSMYLDDKETPTGIRDKARAQLPVCTGVELLSDRKVPTNVKKEAPKPRHYKPGQPGHAGDDFLTKFQRNAGLVANGVAKNLNKVGTYIKDTVGDMIQPYRKRPK; encoded by the exons ATGGAGCGCGCCGCCGGGGAGGCGGGCGCCCCCACGCCGGCGGCGAGAGGGGGAGCGGCAGCGCCAgcgggggcaggggcaggggcaggggcagggggaGGGATGGTGAAGGGGCGGTCCTGCAAGGGCTGCCTCTACTACTCGTCAGTGCTCAGGTCGCGAGCGCGCGGGCCCGTCTGCGTCGGCGTCACCCGCGCCATTCCCCAAG TTTCTGAGCGTATGGTTGGAGAACTTGAACTGGAAGCTATCCAAGAAGGTCGCTATCTTGCAGATTTCAGATATGCATGTGTTGGCTATTCAATGTACTTAGATGACAAGGAAACTCCTACGGGGATACGAGATAAGGCACGTGCGCAGCTACCTGTTTGTACTGGAGTCGAG CTATTGTCAGATAGAAAAGTCCCAACAAATGTTAAGAAAGAAG CTCCAAAACCACGTCATTACAAACCAGGGCAACCAGGGCATGCAGGAGATGATTTCTTAACTAA ATTTCAGAGGAATGCAGGGCTTGTGGCGAACGGTGTGGCTAAGAACCTGAATAAAGTTGGGACCTACATCAAAGACACCGTGGGTGATATGATACAGCCTTACCGCAAGCGTCCCAAATAA